A region of the Culex quinquefasciatus strain JHB chromosome 1, VPISU_Cqui_1.0_pri_paternal, whole genome shotgun sequence genome:
gaattttttttgggattaaagaattataaaaaaaaaactagaattaaaaacacaattttagaatttttgaattatagcattgaagaatttatgaaatcaagaattttagaatgtttagCTTTTATGgattattataattataaatcccattttttttttattttttttttcaagaacaacattttttttagatttaggttttagaatttaaaaacctTTAAACTTTAGTCTTTCTGGATTTTCAGAAATTAGAAATCTtgcaattcaagttttttttttaaattttgaagtcttagaatttttgtttttttttcttcagttttagaatttaaaaaatgccgaattttagaattattcaACTATgggttatttttgtattttttggataTTAAAACATtcagaatttatgaatttaaagcATTCTGTATCATATTTTCGTTTGTTGgatttccagaaaaaaagaaaactcttaaatttgagattttttgaatttgcaaaacttctaagtttaaaaacatatatttttttacaagaattttaaacaagaattttaaacttcaaactgtttgaaattattagatttttaaattgtgaacaaaatgaaaaacatgCATTAAAAACATAcagaataacaaaaaacaatttttaaaaagcttgaaCCAACATTAAGCATTAAACGAATCTTTcatatttttagaagaaaactgcctaacttttaaattttctcgaaaatgtgTGCAATTGAaacgtttttttctgtgtgctttTAAGGCTGTAAAAAGTGTAACAAGTGCAAAACTTtgggaaaataaattgaaaccgTGATTCAGAACAATTATTACGCATCGTGCAATTGCGGCAACAGCACACGATTGACAGCATTTCTCGTTCGTAATCGCCATCGCCATCATCACCATCATTGTCGTTTGAACAAACACAGATTCACAAAAACAACGACCGAATACAACACACAGGACgcgaacatgttttttttttgttttgttttgtaaagcCATTTTGTTTTTATGTGCAAATCTTATCCACCCTAAAACATGCAACTAATTTTCCTCCGGCTCACAAACTTTCGCTCTTTTCGAGGACGTTTTTTTCCTATTTCTTCTGTTTTCTTGTCGCTAAAAAACCGagttataaaaataaacaactctATCTGCTCTGACTGCTGACCTCCcccactcagaaaaaaaaaactcaactctctctctctctctctctgactGTTGTTAAATCTATGTTAAAATCCAAACATATCGCAAATGCTGTGCTGATCCAGGAATGGCCTATTGTGGACTGTTGTCTCCCCCTCGTCGTCGTCACTATCGTCACTTTCGTCACCCCCACTTCTTCTTGCTCTTCTTCTGCTATTGCTACTGCTGCTGTTCCTTCCCCGGTTGCCGCCATCGAGGCGTCACTCGTCCTTGGCCTTTCCGCCGTCACCGCTTCCGGCCGCCGCCACCAGATCTTCCGCCTTGGAGGGAGCGTCGTCACTTGTGGCCGTCGCCACCGGAGCAGTCTTCTTTGGCGATGAAGGGATTGCTGGTGCGGCTGTTTTGCTGGCCGTCGTCGGAGTGGACGACTCGTTCGGGGTGTCCTCGTCCTCGTCCGAGTAGCTGGTCGGTTGCTCACCCGGCTTGAGCAGGCGACCAACTAGGACGTACTTTTCTGGAAAAAGAAGCAGAGGGGAAATTTAATTAACAAACCAATTAGgaagaggaagagaaagctgaTGAAAGAGCCCTTACCCTTGAACTGCATCTCCCACTCCCGCACCGATTCCATCTCCATCGGGGACAGGTCGCTCAGGTCGTCCCACTCGGCCGCGTCGTTGCTGGTCACGCTGAACGTGGCGAGACCGCGGGACGCGTCCCGGCCGCCGAACGCCGCGTACGGGCCACCTGTGGAGCAGAAGAAGAGATAAAAGATTGATTAGTTGAAGGTtcgaagggaccatccataaaacaGGTGGGAACTTCTTGGAAATTTCAGACCCTCTTGTGGACCAGATTAGGCCAACATTAATAATTTCAGTACATCCGAGACTACCCGAAAAATTATAGCGGCCAGCCCTTCctcgttgtgtttaccgcagagaggactctgagaacggatcacatgtCACAGAATCTAGAGAGGAGGAAGGATGcgaggacataccgtaccaaacgctccagttTGAAGCTGCAAAAGTACTAaccagaaatcactttttatcTAATCAATtctcaattttaagaatttttttgtttttttacaataaatattaaataaagcaAAAGAAATATAccaaatttcatttcgtttggtacccatattgcatattttgaaaatgagtatttttcaaaaaaatacggttatttatgaaaattttattattttccaaataaaactctaatagcaggccaagtgcgaatgatgctgatgatacctcttcagttgacgctcaggcgaggaacatcctggaaggagcgtcactgactacgtccgtagtcctgttagatcatacttgatcaagacagtatagctctggttccttgcaagtgtcctattttcttacctccacgttggcttggttttcatgatgacctagctggtggcctgtggaaacggatcgtaaacctttgaccaccgtgggtcaaagtcgagacggctaaaagaaagggcgcgacaatgtgggaaaggaagtaatttgtgattgtagacggtattgttttgattcgcagtatgttgagtcaactgctgtggatgtacctgaaacatcgcacaacggggtttcccttctttccatttcatctaccacctatcttctgtttattttgtttcactgattttctaacgcggctctgtttactatcctccatttcgattgtactcatttgattctcttgtttctcaacgctttttcactctattttaccaattgatgctgctgtaacatacTTTCTGCTTTCCCTGCTTTCCCCCTTCCCaaccaatcaatcaatcaatcaatcaatcaatccttaatttggcaaaaaattttgtttatcatgtgctttttctttatttgtctatttgaataattcaataTTCATTTTGGGCCAATATTCAAATTTGGGcctataaattgccctcaatacaatctaagcttgtttttttacctctatttattaattattgttaatttctttatctactttataaattactatctttcttttactattgattcttcaaatagtatatttctttcactgtccattgttttcaatctttacccttttcttcaaacaaatgaggttcgagcccttactcatttttggagtgatcaaagaattaacacaaatattactattgtacttttgaaaaacttttataaaatgcttaggaccaaaattgtaacaaaacaccgcgacaaaagaaatagcaacataaaaacacgactcaacactaggaaagatttcaggagaaaacaaaacacagtaaataacaactagtttttgaattcaaactaaaaataaaacagtttttgctttaatgaaagttgttaggcacactataaatggttaggcgcttatacttacatcaaaccctacgtaatgtaccacccccggccgagttaaaatgcgtaaccggaaaagaaggtgtgcatgcctggcacgaacactcaaagcgtgttctagcgtgctgctcgtactgactcagagcaagggtgagatgtaggtgtaagggcagtgcgtgtttgtcgggaacctagtgcataagatcggtcaaggcccgttcttacactgaaaattgcgaattgcgaattttccaaataaaactctaataaattgaaaaaagcatCCGAAATTTCAATTCtgttaatacccatattgcaaattttgaaaatctaagtattttcgaaaaaatatgttattttgtgaatatttttgtattaaaaaaaaactcttatagattgaaaaagcatacaaaatttagcTTCGTTCGTTGCAATATgggtgcaaattttaaaaatttgagtattttcgaaagaatacggtattatgtgaaatttttagtagtttataaaaatattttaattacttaAATAAGGCGGCTGCcaatatttttcaaggttttgTCCCTGGGCTCTGGCCGGGGTTGAggaaagggggaggggggaggtggGGGGCTTTTGgagtaacaaaaaataaatattgaaaaatttgacaaaaaaagaacttaaacattgaaaattttcaaaaattcaaaagattttgaaaccaatacaaacatgctaaaagtgattctaaacgcagggaaacgcattttaaatttatttcagctgattgtacttaaattgccgttgaatttttttttaagattttagaataaaaaaattcaccccctgattttttgggtcAATTTAAAAGGAGGGGAGGAACAAAAAGAAAGCAAACAtaatttcgcttcatttgattcaaatattgcaaattatgaaaattttaatattttcgaaaaaatacgatgTTTTGGGAACAATTTAGAGAAAATATTTATACCTTGAAAATTACtacagtttcaaaaaacatatttttagtgaaagcattgaaatgaTGTTAAATTCATATGGttaaattaattgattttagaaagatttaaaaaaaatagttattgttCATTAttggcgataagattatcgccgatagaattaccaaaaataacgataacgatacacagaaaaaaatatgtaaatttacacagcacgtaattactgtttcttatgtaaactcactcaatgtaatgttgaaatatgatgtaaagagcaaaaagtcatggaaattactccaatgtaaatctaaatctaatgtaaatcatgaatctaatggaaacgttgagcatggaaactcaaatctgatgaatttctacccgtgttcggcttcctgtaaattcctatttattgtaaatcatatatccaatgtatttctgccaaacgttgacttcaaaactacccgaactaaaaatagtaatatttggttctctttctatcgctctcatacttcgctggcccactgcctgagcctcgccctgaacaagttgatgctttagccgatcgtttataaaatgcgaagatggctcagtcggcagcgggtagcagcagtaacaccgaacttTCTACCCGTTGCCCGtacgattccagtccagcgttattccacttggccgtcgacgagaaagcgtccactacctgtgaaacaactttataAAAtgagaatttccttttgctgcccgcctcactcattttaaaatagaacataggccacacccttttcctactgcaatccaagtcgagcttctcattcccattggccaatcagaattagttgattcgaactaatgtaaattccaaaagtaatgtaaattccaaaactaatgtaaattttcaaaactaatgtaaatttccaatgaatcaaatgtaaatttccaatgaacctaatgttaatatacatcatttatcatgataccttttggtacatgataaataatgtaaatttacagaaatatttttttctgtgtagacgaTAATATtttcgacgataattttatcgattaacaacctttaCGATTattattggttttttttatttaaaaaatcagcataTGATATTATAAAAACAGTTTTTGGACCGTTTCAAATTTAAGGggttgatttgaatattttgtaaatacagcaattccatttgaaaagagcctaaaccaaaaaaacagTTCTCGATCGGGGTCAAATTTGGCCAcaataataagacccgtatttttttgtttggccattagggagacctacatcgtgctagggtagttcgaaaaatggccattttcgtattttttttttgcaaaaacgtctttttcaaaaaatcatatctccatgCACgccatttcatccaattttaggttatcgctgaaattttaaagttatcgcagttttagtgaaaaaagttgattatttgacgatttcgtcattttcccgtttttttcaaaaaatcatatctccgaaacgtaaggttcgacatcgccaatttttttatatgttatgtaaaattttccgaggaattcgataaaaatattttcagacataagcctctttggtccagacacggtcaaaacatcatttttaagtttttatgcgactttttgaaatgttaagctagatttttgaaacttcttactatttgtcccaaatagccaaactcatcacctttcttttgcgtataaaacagctaaaatcggatgaaatggcgcgaagatatgatttttcgaaaaaaagaggtttttgcgaaaatcgacaaaaatagccatttttcgaaccaccttAGCACGATTtaagtcaccctaatggccaaataaaaaaatacgaatctaattattttggccaaggaacccccaaaaaaaatttgagcccgatcggagaacttttttttcggtttaggctcttttcaaatggaattgctgaatatgtTTATTCgagagattggaaaatttctgaatactttattttcatcaaaaattggGACTAATATTTTCTAAGTTATCGTGTCTACACAAATAAACGCTATTTTTATGATGTAGAGAAAAGAATTGGCAGTGCTGACAATTTGTTGTAAaatcttgattttgaaaaacgtgattttttttaatcttgattttggaaaacgttgaaaaaagttagaaaaaaatatgttggcaTTATTTATTGTAGTTAAATTCAATGAATTTCGACCAACTCGTGTCCAAAAGTTAGCATTATTTGTCATATAAAGTCTAGATTTTTCAAAAcggttattttgaatattttttttgtgtgaaaagtcgaattcaaataaattgttgACTTTTCTAGACTTTCTATTTTTTCTACGAATTCCTAAGCAATaccttaaattttgttgaagacaccaaatcggtccATCGATCTGGACCAACTTCTTTGGTGGAaataattcaaatcaaaatatatactaaaaaatacaaaaaaaaaataataccaaacTAATTTGAACAAAGAAGGGACTTTTCCCCCTGCTAGCATCACTGATCAGCAATTTCACAAGAATGAAAAGCAAATCGTCTTATCGAGCAAACAGAAACTGACAGTCACCGTGTGCTTATCACGCAGCCCCTCCATTCTCCTCAAACAGTTTGatcacattgaaaaaaaaaagtgtgtgaTAAAACAACTGCCTTCGCGTTGCACAACTTGAGCCGGTTACGCAAAAGTGTCACAGTAAAGCTGGTTAAATTTCACTTCATcgtggaaaaattaaaaaaaaataaagcagtaCATGATAACATCGCAGACAATTTCAAATTCGTGAAGGTCGTCGTCGGGTTTGTATTTTTCTACGCCCCGGGTGCCAATCGGATTGTCGTTagtttaaattgcaaatttacGACCGCACAAATGTGCGGTTGCGATCGGGTTTCGTTTCGCATTACTGGTTGGAATTGAGTAACTCAGAACGAGAATTTAGTTTGGAGAACAAAAAGTACTTTATGATGTGTGACTTTTCAgtaaacaaaattgaccaaatatgTTGGGTTGCAATCTCGTGATATAATTGATAAGCACCTGCACTCGTTTGATTAGATAGGCATATTCTGACCTTGAAGTGAGAGGTCTTGTCTGAAAAAATAGAAGTCTGGTTATTATAATTTTGGGAATACTTTATCAGATAATCTACCATTATTTTTTGATAGGTCATAATTTTTTGTAtatcaatttattaaattatgcaATCttactattttaaaattaataagccTCTTATTTACCTTTCCATTCGTCATATTTTTGAATGTATGAATAAACTTTTCTCGGTTTGAAATTTAGGTTCTTAGAAATTGTAGCGtgtttatttcaaacaaaattcattaataaatcaattccagctcaaatcaggattttttctggtacttttgtacccgaccctctccgatttcaatgaaactttgtagacatgttatcctacgcttatataaccCATTTTTGCGTAtacggagccaattgtactcgaaaataacatttaagaagggcgtaaggtatttgaatatttttgtattttgtaatttaaaaattactgtatctcgaagccgttgcgtcgtatcaaaaagtggtcaaagacaaacttataggaaattagacgggctttctgaaaaaatacactgaaacaaaaatacacgccacatctatgagattttttgatttttaagtctaaaactaaattcaagggtgatgtcacgattttttttttcgttcaaaatttttgagaaaatagccttaaatgtgaccaaaagactgacgaaaaatacaggatggtatgtcgctcctaaaaaaatacaaaaatcatttactaaaactgtttttttgaaacgtggtctaaacgtcaaaatttttgaaaaccggtagtggtttcgattctctagacaattttacataaaagtctccatattgaccattgtcctatgtccaatccttgggaagatacagcggttttaaaaatgaaaatgttgaaaaaacggttttttttgtggtttttagcaatttctatatgacagacttggttgtCAGTCTCGtatatatttttaccggaaagctcatccaattttccataagttttcctttacgtaatcaaatttactatcctggtttctaccacactgaaaaaaatattctattttcagttataagcaatgtcattaagcttatatctgtaagcccttacatctaattgaaatgctgtctaaggcaaacttatgggaaattggacgagctttccggtaaaaatatttacgagactgaaaaaccaagtctgtcatatagaaattgctaaaaaccacaaaaaaaacccgttttttcaacattttcatttttaaaaccgctgtatcttcccaaggattggacataggtcaatggtcaatatggagacttttatgtaaaattgtctggaaaatcgatttccactaacggttttcaaaaattttgacgttcagaccacttttcaaaaaaacagttttagtaaatgatttttgtatttttttaggagcgacataccatcctgcattttttgtcagtcttttggtcacattttaggctatttcctcaaaaattttgaacgaaaaaaaatcgtgacatcacctttaaatttaagttttatacttaaaaatcaaaaaatctcatagatgtggcgtgtatttttatttcagtgtattttttcagaaaggccgtccaatttcctacaagtttgtctttgaccactttttgatacgacgcaacggcttcgagatacagaaattttcaaattacaaaatacaaaaatatttaaataccttacgcccttctcaaatgttattttcgagtactattggctccatatacacaaaaatggcttatataggcctaggataacatgtctacaaagtttcattgaaatcggagagggtggggtacaaaagtacccgaaaaaatcctgatttgagctggaattgctcaatattgtTGAcgaattatttttacaagatATTTAATAACACTTGCATAAAAGGAAGCCTAATTGCATACAAGATGTA
Encoded here:
- the LOC6054818 gene encoding membrane-associated progesterone receptor component 1 gives rise to the protein MAEEKIIPETSGGGGEPEEVGFLASVINEIIYSPLNLVLVAIITILVYKIFRSRQQPAAAPPPEPELPRLRKDFTVAELRAFDGNQPDGRVLVAVNGTVYDVTKGKRFYGPGGPYAAFGGRDASRGLATFSVTSNDAAEWDDLSDLSPMEMESVREWEMQFKEKYVLVGRLLKPGEQPTSYSDEDEDTPNESSTPTTASKTAAPAIPSSPKKTAPVATATSDDAPSKAEDLVAAAGSGDGGKAKDE